The window TCTCCATTGAGAACCTCTGAATTGCATTGGATCCAATAGCAAATCAACCTTTGTATTGTAATGGGCTTCAATACCAATACAGATGTTTGGATGTACAAAATATTGACGGTTGGAATTAGATAAACTAGCAATACCAATGCTATGTTTGGATGCCATACAATGGAATTGACGGTGTGCATGAGTTGCTCCATGAACGGAGCCGACCGAGCAGCCGTGAGGAGCATAGGACGCAGTCCTCCTCGACGGTTAGCCGACCATCCGCGACCGGGatggagcaactccggcgagcgtGATGGGCCAAGCTCGTATAGGTGCATCTCCTCGTGTATGAGAATCTCCAACGGCCGCGGGATCCAGACAGAGGACGGCCACGCCGGCGAGCACGAGGGGAAGGGGATGGTGGAGGGGACGCTGTAGACGGGGAAGAGAGGGGCGCCGGCCGTCGCAGAGAAGCAATCAGGGACGAGGAAGGGAGGAGCGACCGCCGCCGGGATGGGGAAGGGAGGCTCACCCGTGGAGGAGTCAGACTGACCGACGACGGGGGAGATGCGTGAGCAGGGGAGATCTGGGGACGGGGGATGGGGAAGTGAGCCGTGacccaggaggaggagtggcctggtaGGAGGAGGGGGGAGCGGGGAGGAGGACGGCGGACCTGCGACGCTGCCTTCTGGTCGCCGGCCAGGTCCCTGGTGGCCGCCAGCTCCTTGGTCGTCGCCTCTGTTTTCTCTCCGATGTCCTTTTCTATTCGTGAGGGGAGGAAAGAGAACGACGAAGCGGTATGTTTTGCGGGAGGCTGATTTCAGCATGATTCGGAGCGGGATGGCTCCGTATTGCGGGCGGGCACTTTGCATGGGAGGTAATTCGGCCAGCGTTTTCGTTTCATTTCAGTCTGCCAATTCGGTGTCCAGCCAAACATATGAATTGAAATCTAGGAATACCAATTCAGATTCCAGGCCACCAATGGAGACATCCAAACGCAGTGCAAGTGTGAAATAGCAGGCGcccttctgcaaattttgatagccTCCAAACCTCCTCTTTGAACCGCATTATGTAACAGAGCTAACATAGCATCAGCGATAAAGAGGAATAAGAAGGGAGATAGGGGGTCACCTTGTCGCAATCCACGGGAGGGTGAAAATTGCTCCAACAGACGACCATTAAACTTTACCGAATATTTCACAGAGCTTACACATTCCATAACCTGAGAGACCCATTGGGGTGCAAAGCCCCACTTCAATAATGCTCGTTCCAGGAACACCCAATCAACATGGTCATAGGCCTTCGAAAGATCCAGCTTATAGGCACAGAACTTACCACCATTGGATGAAGATTGAATATGATGGATACATTCGAAGGCAATGATGGAATTATCTAAAATTAGTCGGCCTGGAATGAAAGCACTTTGATTCTCAGAAATAAGATCTGTAAGTAGTGGACGAAGTCGATTAACCTAACATTTTGAGACTATCTTGTAGACCACATTACATAAAGAAATAGGGCGGCAATCCTTAAGAGAAGCAGGATGTTGGACCTTGGGGATTAACACAATGGACGTGTCATTTACCCCACTCGGCATACGCCCAGACACGAAGAAATTCCTTACGGTTGCTATGATCTCTTCCTTTAAACAACCCCAGTTTCTCTGATAAAAACGGGATGGAAAACCATCTGGCCCGGGTACCTTCAGCGGGCCTATTTGAAACAGGGCATCGGAAATTTCATTATCTGAACAGGGAGCCAACAAACGCTCATTCATTTCAGCTGTAACTTTGGGCTGAATTTGATCTAGAACAGAATCAGGTGATAAGGTTGGGTCTTTTGTGTacacttcctgaaaataagatgccgCCATACGCTCCATTTCCGTAGGCGCATTACACCATGAGCCATCATCTTTCGGTAGCCTCCTAATGTTATTTCTCCTAGCTCGCCAAACTGCCTGGCGGTGGAAATAATGTGTGTTTCGGTCACCTTCTTTTAACCAGGCAATGCGACTGCGTTGGAGCCACATCATTTCTTCTCTATATAGCAGCTCATCCAACTTCTCCATCTTCTGACGAATCAGCAATCGATCGGCCATAGAATTTTGTAACGTGTCAAGTTCCTGCCAAAGTACCTCAATCTGTTTTTCAACCTGGCCGAAATGCTCCTTACTCCATTTCCTTAGATCAGACATAACCGATCTCAGGGATGTAGCAACGTCACCCAGATCACCTTTTGGCCGGACCCGAGCCCATGCCTTAGAGATCACCTCTGATAATCTGCTGTCCCTTTTCCACATAATTTCATATTTTGGTGAACCTCGACGACGGCGGTCCTCCGCCACATCCAGATGCAGTACAATAGGGCAGTGGTCTGAACGAGGGGATACCAAGTGCTGCACCCTCGCATACGGAAACATGTCCCTCCATTCATCATTTGCCCATGCACGATCAAGACGAACCTGGAAGTTTCCCAGGCCAAGTTGGCCATTTTTAAAACTTATAAACATGACCGCTAGCTTACAAAACTGTGCAAGAATCACTGGTCAAGCTACAACATAAGTTACGTAACTTGCTCTTCTGATTTTTGCACATTCACAAATAAATATAATACTTTCTAGCGTAAAAAAAATGATCTTATATTATACTCCATCCGTCCCACGGAGGGAGaaagatggagggagtacaatattaTCATGCAAGTGCAGACCGTGTGTGAGCGTGACGGTGTAAATCAAAATACCATAAAATTTGGCCGATACTTGTCCCAGACCACTGACTACTCTATCCATATTGTCAGGTGTATAGCTATCCAAAGTATTTTTTTTCAACCGACTCTAGGGTGTCAGAATCAGATACACATGCATGCATTGATGTGCATGGCTTTGCTTTGGATTGGGTGTTTTTATTGCAGTAGTGTTATTGCGCTGGTGTTTTTCAAGGACACGACAAATCGGATGTTTATTTATGGCAATTATATTGCCATGAGGATGGTTAGCTGGGAATACCACTGTTCCTCTAACTATCGGATCACATGTTGGTTCGTCATGTACTACCTCTTTCGTCTTATAATATAAGACTTTTTTTTTGTACATTATAGGATGGAGGGAGCAGTTTATTTCTGATTGGAACTACCCCATCTATTTAGCTAACCGTCATTAGACGGAATATCGTAAAGATTTGATTTTGTAAAATCTTTACGCATACGTAGGAATAACACTGCTCATTTTATCGTGTTTCGTCTTCCCCGGCCGATCGAGTGGAAGGTGTCAGCTAGCCCAGCTTTGCTCACGGCTGTCTGGCtagcttgctgcaatttattaCTAGTTAGGACCGTCCGTGAAACGTTGGAGTGTGATGCATGCGGCCGAGCTGTGCCGACGTGACGCACGTTTATGATCCAGTAGCTCCACCCAGTTAAATACACGTACCATCGATCTCACTCTGACTCCCAACTGCAATTGGTGACACCCGACAAGTTTACACAGCCTACTTGTTTCCTTCGCCTTcaacttcaaatactcatttttCTTTAACACGCTGCAATCCAAGTCCCTTGCGTATATGTCCATATACTCATCGTAATAAATGCACACACGTATACCTTAACCTTATAAGCGTTTCCAAGAGAACAAGTTAGCCCAacgatcttgagattgacgaagtcatcaCATGCGCCTTGTAATCAGACAGGAACGTTTCTTCCCACTAAACGAATATCGACGAAAAgagtgaaataaatccagaaaaatatgAGCATTAATGCCAAGTTTggaatttgaaccctgatgggctagTTTCATCACATGAAACTTAAACATAAGCATCTAACCTAACTCGAGCGGCAGCCCAGGCCATGATGACGGAATATTTTgatgttgtactccctccatatcaaaatataagacgttttttaggctaaacaaaaacatcttatattttactACATACTCCCTGTACATCCGTATgtaaacaaatctaagacaagaattaagAATTTTGGACGGAGGGAGGTCGTAGCATTATCTCACATTGGTTGGTACTGTATTGTTTATGAGAAACTCTCCTTGCAAGTATCGAATGCGACTATTAATTAACCTCAGAGATCTTACAATTTGTGCACCACAAACTTTTCAATGCTCTCTTGTGATTAATTGTCAGGTAGACAGAGGTCTAGATCTCCTGGGgtgcattgtcgatggtgtcatacTCCGACATGATGAATGGAGCTCGCAGTTGGCCGTAATTGATGACCCGCCGTGCGAGCCGTGCCGACGCAACGGAAGTGCATAAATTATGCAGCTCTGCCCAGTTAATTAACGACACTCAACTGTGAACTATTCCAACATTGATCAAGTGTATACAAAAATTATTAACATTCACAATACCAAACCAATACCATTAAAATCATCGttatactccctccagtccttttttgcttCGCATATTAGATTTCAGAAGTCAAACCTTGGGAACTTtgtccaaatttatattaaaatttATCAACATTTACTATAtcaaataaatataatatgaaaatatattctatgatggatctaatgatattgattttgtGCGACTCAACCGTGAACTGCCGAAAGGGTACTACCGCAGCAGCAAAATACGAGATATTCTAGACAGGATGCAACTTCAAAATTTACTTCGTATTTTCTAAATTAACATGTTGTAAGAGATTTTTTTTAGAAATAGGAAATATTTTCCTAGACAAATGGAATAATATCATCATCAGAGTTAGACTGCACGTATTTAAGGGCGCCATCCACTTGGACGCAGTGCTAGTGGTAGTACTCCAAGTAGCATTGTATACGTCGCTTCCAACTTAAAGTGATGAGGAAATACAGATTTTTTTCTAGATAACCATCAGACCTAATCATTATAAAAGAAATGACAGAGAGTTGGCGAGCATAACAAACTCATAAGTATATCTTTCCCTAAAAAATCTCATAAAATACAGTATATATATCTTACCGAAATTCTCTTTAGCCATTCATTTCCTAGATAAGCATCACACATAAGCATTCAAAGGAGCAGCAAGAGCTGAGTCAAAAGCATAATTTAAAAATACAAAAAGCATAATTAATTCATTGATGAACAAAAATAGCTCACTAAATTCTCTCTGGCAATTTTATTTTGTTACATAATTTCACATGACAGCAAGTTGGGGAGCATGATTAATTCCTCAACGGAAATGTCACTTACCAATGTTTGTTACTCCGTAGAAGATCATTAGTAGTTTACAAGAGATCATATTCTCTCATAAACTGGTTTCTGACCTNNNNNNNNNNNNNNNNNNNNNNNNNNNNNNNNNNNNNNNNNNNNNNNNNNNNNNNNNNNNNNNNNNNNNNNNNNNNNNNNNNNNNNNNNNNNNNNNNNNNNNNNNNNNNNNNNNNNNNNNNNNNNNNNNNNNNNNNNNNNNNNNNNNNNNNNNNNNNNNNNNNNNNNNNNNNNNNNNNNNNNNNNNNNNNNNNNNNNNNNGTAAAAGAACACTTTACAAGAGTACAAATATACACGGGAGTTACAAACCATGAAGCTGAAAAATCAAGTCACGGTGACAAAGTATGGTAGTACGTAGGAAATATGAAATATCTTCCTAAATGTTTGGGAACTTGCATGCTCAAGGAAACTGGACAATTTACATTTCCGCTGTTAAGAAAGAGAGTTCAATTTGCGCGAATTCAGGGAGTGTGGAGAATCGAAAAACAAAGAGTTTGAGTCACATACTCAGGGCGTGTATGGCACAACCCTGAACATGTGCCAAGGAACAAAATCACAGGCAGTGGAGCAGCCAACTACCCTTCAAGGTTTCCTTTTGACTGTCAGCTATGTCCTGCTTCCCTACCAGAAAAAGCTTTCCCTTCTCTTCTCTTGCACCAAGTATCTGCAGATACCAGCCATGGATCACCAAACTAAGTTTGCCGTGCAGAAGATTGTTGTGTCGCTCCAGTCGGCGGATGAGATCTTGGAGAATATCCTGGACAGAGCTTCTGAAGAGAAAGCAGAAATGATTTCTTGCCGATCGAATCTTGATCCCAAGGATGGGCTGGAATTCCTGGAATTGGAGGCTCATAACATTCATgatctggccaaggaggtggagatCAGGCTCTCGGAGCACAGggagaaggaaaggaaggagaGATGCAGGATGGagagtatgatatcaagcttaaagaAGGGGAACCAGGATATTAGGAGCATGTTGGAGGTTGCTGTGACCGAGAAGGAGGCGGCGGAGAATAGCCTTCGTGTGTTGAAGGACGACGTCGATCAGAGAAGAAGTTCAATATTGCAGATTGCTGAGAAGGGGTTGCAGAAGGTTGGCtttggcttcatcatggaggtgatAAGTGGAGAAACAGAAGGAGATGAGATGAGTAGCTCCAGTGCCAGTGCAGCATCTAATGGAAGCGAAAGTAAACAGGAGGTTGACAGTCTGGTAAGTATTTCTACATCACTCCTTGGTAGCTGCAACGGTTCTGTTGTTTAGATAATAGCCCCAAGCACCAACTACAAAATACAGTACATAGTTGTTATTTGTGAAGTGATTGTCATTTAATCCCTATTCTATGATCATGCACGCAATGCAGCTAGAAACTATTGATCTTGTTATGTTTAGAAGTTGTCCACTGAAATCATCATGCACTGGAAAACTTGTCAGCTAATAAACTACTTCAAGTTGTTTCCTTTCAGGCTTCAATAGTTGGTAAGACACTGAAAAACCTGCATCATGAGATCAATGACCTCAGACAGGCCTTAGACGAGTCCAGGTAAACTATCAAGTCGTCGACCAAAGATGTCTACGGATTTTTTTTTATGAACCTCCAAAGGGCCTTCCTGAAATACTATGTGCTAACTGATAATATTAAACTGCTCCAACAGGTCAGACTGCGATCATTTGCAACTCCTTGCTGCTCAACAGGCTCAGAAGATAGTCAAACACGAGTCGCACATACAGGATCTGAGAGAACGGGAAATTCTCCTACTTCAAAGTGTATAACAATATCTATTATTTATTTATGTAGATTCTTTATTTTCTAGCCCTGTAATTGAATCTGAAGTCTCTTTTTCATGCCTAAGGTGGAAGAACTCAATGTCAGGGTAAAGGAAGTAGAATAGGAAGCTGCACGATGGAAAGAGGCATGTGCGTTGGAGGTGGAAGCTGGAAAAGCTGCCATTAAAGAACTAAACCAGGAGGTAACCCAAGAGGAATAAGTTTGACCAAAGATTCATTAAAATGGACCTCTTGAGGTCAAGAAATGCACTTCTCAGACTGATAAATGACAATTGACgataacatcattagagaattgATATGAATATATGATGCTCTTTCAAAGTAATTAGAACAAAATTGAAAGATATAAGCATGTCCAACTTTTATTAATTAAAAAATCGCAAGTTTGAAATCTTGAGTTTCCACTTTGTAGTAAATGCAGTAGGAAAACATCTCTAGTGCGCACAATATCATACTCTCATTTAGTCATTCGTGAGAGAAGCCGTACATGTTCTAACGAGCTACCTTTTCAGGTGACCTTGCTCAGAGAAGAACTGCGAAGAGTAAAAGCAGATTTAGATGGTGCAAACAGCAAGATACAGCTAAAAGAGAAATTAGCCGCCAGTGCAATGGCAGCACAAGCTGCTGCAGATGCATGCCTTAAGCTTGCTGACAGTAGATCTGCTGGGTTACAACAGAGAATAGAAGAGTTGACAAGGCAGATAGAGCAAGAAGATACACATGCAAGAAAAGGGAGAGACAGTGCTCGAAGAAGAATAAGATACGCCTGCTGGCCATGGCAGCGACTTCGAGTCATATCAGCATCCTCTCGGGCTAGGACATGGTTTGTTGATCAGAACGGAAGATTGTTACCAAGGACAGAAGCACTACTTCAAATGAGGATCTGACTAAGTTCTCACAATTTCCCAGACTAGACATATCCCTCCCTGTTCCCCTATTTTCTCTATGTAAGCATACACCTAAGATTTTTGCAATAGATTCATATGGTCTTCTCACCGCTCACTAAATCTAGTTTGTCTGGCTACTACCATCTAGAGAAGTCATTNNNNNNNNNNNNNNNNNNNNNNNNNNNNNNNNNNNNNNNNNNNNNNNNNNNNNNNNNNNNNNNNNNNNNNNNNNNNNNNNNNNNNNNNNNNNNNNNNNNNNNNNNNNNNNNNNNNNNNNNNNNNNNNNNNNNNNNNNNNNNNNNNNNNNNNNNNNNNNNNNNNNNNNNNNNNNNNNNNNNNNNNNNNNNNNNNNNNNNNNNNNNNNNNNNNNNNNNNNNNNNNNNNNNNNNNNNNNNNNNNNNNNNNNNNNNNNNNNNNNNAAATGCATTAATGGAAAAGTGCAGGGAAACCAGGATGTTGGGCACCTTACGAAATGGACAAGGAAATATAACATCATGGGATACTTACAAAAAGTATGTATTTGGAACTTTTGATACTTACAGGGTTGGCGTTGTGCGGCGCAGCAGCATGGACTCATCCGTTAATTTGAAGCCTGACACTCATACATTATGTCAAAACTCAAAACATTCAGAAGCTTTGCACTGCTAGCCTTAAGATAGCCATCTGCTAATGTACTTGTAGGGGTTCTCTAGCATCCTCTGCATCCCAGCCATACTGCATCAAGATGGTTCGGAAACTATTAACCTGTAGGAGGTGTCCACTTTGAAGGAACCATTAATCCTTCACTTCCACATGGGTTCCCCTTTTAGGAAATGAGATATGCTAGCAGAAAAACAATTTTAAGAAACACCTCAAAAAATATGTTCCTTAAACAGTCATAACAACGAAGGATTAACTGAATGTACTGGATGCACCTTTAAACATTTGGTCTTAGGGACCAAGGGCTTATTTCTTTCCCCTATACAATAAGGCAACATCTAAACAAATTTTGTCAATAGAAATAAAATTCTAGGATATAAAGTAAGAGCAAGTCTAACATGAAGTATGAATAAATGGAGCAGAAATTTCAGACGGACAACACTGGAACCGCTCAAATTGAGTTGCCAATAAGCATTAAGAATATCCGGCCCAGCTATGCCCTTACATTCAACAAATACCCACTGTAGGGTGTAAGGTGGTAAAATAGAATCGCCTAGGGGTTTGTCAAAATCTGACTAGAACATCAAGCCATGCATCAATATTCAGAAAACTGTCACTTGGTCTTCTTGCCTAATGGCATTGAAGTAACTGAAGGCAATTCCCTCTTCTTGCTACAAGCACTGGTTCTACCTTGAGGCTCACCGCTATCATCATCGCTCGCCTCATTCACCTCCTGAGTGTTTATTTTCTCCTCCTCCGCTGACTTCCTCTTATGTGCATTCACCTTTCCGAGCAACCTCCTCTCCACCGGATCAGTGGGAGCTGCCCGCTTCACGTTTGGCGCCACTCTAGCACCAAGGCCAAGCCTacaaccaaattggtcagcctcatAAACCAATTACCCatgaatactactccctccgttcctaaatatttgtctttctagaggtttcaacaagtgactacatacggagcaaaatgagtgaatctacgctctaaaatgtgtctatatacatccgtatgtggtagtccatttgaaatcccaaaaagacaaatatttaggaacggagggagtaagaaaGAAGGATACATGAACTTTATACCCTGACGGGCGACCCTCAAAATCCTTATCATTCAGCTCATCCGGCTCCAGCGCGCTCATTTTGTCCACCCATGTCTGGGCCTGAGAATGACTTATAAAATGGGTGAGTATGGCACAATCCTATCAAGCACTCGACAAATACACTGATACACAATCCTATCAGGCACTCAACAAATACAAAAACCCATACGGCATGGTTCTATGTACAATAACCATGCATCGGTTGCTTTGGAGACCCAGCAATCACCTAGATAGAAATAACAGAGAGCGCTGCAAgttctatgtactccctccgtccgaaaatacttgtcatcaaaatggataaaaaggaacgtatctagatgtattttagttctagatacatctttttttatccattttgatgacaagtattttcggacggagggagtacaatatactACGTACATACCAGGTGCGAGCAGAGGATTGCATCGAATACATCTTATTAGCTAGGAGGGtaactggaggaggaggaggaggaggaggaaccgaGGGGTCGGGGGATGCGGGGCTCACCAAAATGAGGGCCTTGTTGAGCGTGACCACCTTCGGGAGcggggccttcttctccggcggcgGATTCTTCTTCTCCGACCGCGGCTCCGCTGCCATCGCCGGCCGAGCTAGACTGGACACGAGGGGCGCCAAAGAGGACCGGCGTCGGAGCTAACAAGTTGGGACAAGGCGTGCTGCCGTCGCGAAGCGCTACAAGCCTCGGGaggaggtgccggcggcggcggcggcggcggcgccgtcgaCAAGATTTGGGGGCGAGGAAGTGATTTGGGTCTCCCACGTCCCACCACGACCGGGACCTCCTATTCCTCGCGTAGGGCGCCGGATACGAAGAGCAACGCACACCCCAGCGTCAGTGGGCCGCTGCCCAATTTACTCCTTTATATTTTTCGCCTTTTTTAATTCAATTATAATAGAATAATAAAATTGAAACAGTTTAAAATAGAGAAGAATATATTAAGGGATGTAAATATAGATTTAGATTTGTGTGTATAAATCTCTGTcctgtattttgaaaaatattttttgTGTATTTAATAAATGTTCATCTCATATCTGAAAATGTgcatcatgcatttttaaaatgttCACCATGTAAGTAAAAGGGTTTATCGTGTATTAAAAAATTCATTACATGTATGTGCATCGTCATTATGTATTTAAAATGCTTACCACCTATTTTAAAATATTCATATATTTTGTAACAAGTTTGTAGATTGAAAAAATGTATCCATGCACGCATGATACATGTTCATATTAGTCGTTCACAAAAATAAAGTCAGTCACACGCTCGCCGCATATGGACGTAGTACCCCGCGCACTGTTTTTTGGTTGCGATCGGGTTTAGACTGTATTGTAAACCTTTCGAAGGCTGAGAAGCCTCCTTGACTTAATGAAATCCCCCTTTCCCCCACGAAAAACATGATAAATTTATAGGAAAATAAATCAATAAATAAAAAAGAACGTGTGAAAAACCTAGCAAGGAAACACatataaaacaaaagaaaacaaaaaatggatATGGTTTTGCCTAGAAAAAGATAAAAGAAGAAAAACCAATAAAAATCGCTTAAAACGAAAAAGAAACCGCCATCCCCGCAATGGCCCAAGACACGCGGGAGGAGTAGCGTGTGCACATGATTGCAATTCTGGACTTGTGCGTGAAAAGGAAATTATTGGTATACATGACCAGGGGGGTCATACGCAGAATTGGGAACGGGCAAACTACACACATCTGGAGCCACAACGGCCATTACCTCGAGGATTCCAAGCCCGCTGATCCTGGTTTCTGAACTAATCTCCACCGCAACTGCCACATGGAATGAAGCTCTCATCCGGTTGGTATTCCTTCCAATCGACGATGAAACAGTTCTCAGCATACCAAATTGTACAAGAAACATCAGTNNNNNNNNNNNNNNNNNNNNNNNNNNNNNNNNNNNNNNNNNNNNNNNNNNNNNNNNNNNNNNNNNNNNNNNNNNNNNNNNNNNNNNNNNNNNNNNNNNNNNNNNNNNNNNNNNNNNNNNNNNNNNNNNNNNNNNNNNNNNNNNNNNNNNNNNNNNNNNNNNNNNNNNNNNNNNNNNNNNNNNNNNNNNNNNNNNNNNNNNNNNNNNNNNNNNNNNNNNNNNNNNNNNNNNNNNNNNNNNNNNNNNNNNNNNNNNNNNNNNNNNNNNNNNNNNNNNNNNNNNNNNNTACAGGCTGATCATGCACACCAAGATTGCGAGAGAGTCGTGGATTGATGAAGTGGAGGGAACCTCAGGGGCTGGACATGAAAGAAATTCGTGGTCATCACTATGGAAGGTCAAGCTACCACCAAAGATCAAATTCTTCCTATGGAGACTGGCTAGAAGCTCTATCCCAACAGCCGATGTGCTCGTACATAGACATATGGGGGGGGGGGCTTGGCGGCTTGCAGGCTATGcggatgttggggaacgcagtaatttcaaaaaattcctacgatcacgcaagatctatctctaggtgatgcatagcaacgagaggggagagtgttgtctacgtaccctcgtagaccgaaagcagaagcgttatgacagcacggttgatgtagtcgtacgtctccacgatccgacctatcctagcaccaaaggtacggtacctccgcgatctgcacacgttcagctcggtggcgtcccatgaactctagaaccagttgaggtcgagggagagtttcgtcagcacaatggcgtggtgacagtgatgatgaagttaccggcgcagggcttcgccttagcactatgacgatatgaccgaggtggaaatctgtgga is drawn from Triticum dicoccoides isolate Atlit2015 ecotype Zavitan chromosome 4A, WEW_v2.0, whole genome shotgun sequence and contains these coding sequences:
- the LOC119289587 gene encoding uncharacterized protein At3g49055-like — protein: MCQGTKSQAVEQPTTLQGFLLTVSYVLLPYQKKLSLLFSCTKYLQIPAMDHQTKFAVQKIVVSLQSADEILENILDRASEEKAEMISCRSNLDPKDGLEFLELEAHNIHDLAKEVEIRLSEHREKERKERCRMESMISSLKKGNQDIRSMLEVAVTEKEAAENSLRVLKDDVDQRRSSILQIAEKGLQKVGFGFIMEVISGETEGDEMSSSSASAASNGSESKQEVDSLVSISTSLLGSCNGSVV
- the LOC119289588 gene encoding uncharacterized protein LOC119289588 is translated as MAAEPRSEKKNPPPEKKAPLPKVVTLNKALILAQTWVDKMSALEPDELNDKDFEGRPSGLGLGARVAPNVKRAAPTDPVERRLLGKVNAHKRKSAEEEKINTQEVNEASDDDSGEPQGRTSACSKKRELPSVTSMPLGKKTK